AATTGGTTagtgcctgattttttttttcccccaatttggAAAATAGAACGAATAGTCATAGTTGCATCCAGAAGGTTTGGGGAGGAAAAATGAGACAATGTCTTTAGTGCTCtgagatttttgaaaaatatgccATGAAAATCCACTAAAGAGAATCTGAAATCTTTAGTGGGCTATCCACATGCGTGGAAGGAAGGCTATTATAGAATAACTCCCACTTTCAATGATTTCCAGCGTGGGAGTACTCTTATTCCTCGTAGCTGGTTTATTCACTTAGTCAAAACTTACTTGCTAGGTCAAAGGGGATAGTAATTTGTCTCTTACTCTTATTGCTTCTTCCTTTCTCACTATCTTACTAGCAGTTTAATCCGAGGAGTTATGGGCTGGGCAAAAgcaatttttctgtttgtttttgttatctgTAGAATACTCAAGACATTTTCCCCTCTTCTGTATTGGATTAGcaggctgtttgtttttttaattgacaattGGAGggattttgtaataacttttaggAAAATCTGCACATTTCTTAGCCTTCTCAACATCTTTTTTTGTCCAACCTCTCAGCTGACTATAAAgtggatttatatatttataaagtagaTGGTCCTTCTACAAACTGAAATTGAGTAGAGGTGCACCATTCTCTAGGTCCTAAGATTCGGAAGGTCTCCAACTAAAAGAACAGCTTGGCCCTGGAGCTCAGTAATGGCACTATGGCAATACTCGTGCTTTGTTTCAACCTTGGGGTGGTTGGCTGGTCTGCTGGGAAGGTGAACAGCAAGCAAAAAATTATACAGGTTTCTACTGTTCATATACTGAAGTCAGCCACGTAAGTGTGCAGAAGGTAGTAAGTGTGAGAAACAAGGAAGAAAGATTAATTTCCCATGGCATATCCCTTGTAGAACATCTTACTTGGTGAATAGTTGGCCAAAAACCAAAGGTCAGTTGAATTAAGGAGTTCAGAAGCTATCCATTCTTAGGTTACCTTGATTTTCCTAAAGATCTCACCACAGGTTTTGGGAAAATCCTGTCAGATTCAGGATCAGTCTTGCTCCATTTCTAAGAGTAAATGGCATATGTTGAACAGAGCCAGCTGGGCAAGTAGAAAGACAACAGAGGGAGAAGTAACCACTGACTACTGGCCAGAAGTTTGCGCTGCTGTCCACAACCAACTTGTAACTAGCTAGTGACCgtaggcaagtcatttaacttctttaTCTGTCACCAATGTAGAAAAACTTTATTGGCAGTCATGAGGCAGCTATTAAAACTGCTTTACTGGCACTGTGCCATCAGACCCTCAGAACAACTCTGCAGTGGACAGTGTTACCTAGATTTAACGAGTGGTGTTgcaattttgttttctcatctgtaaactggggtaCCACATATCTCTAAACCTGTCTTATGCTAAAATGGAAAAGGGAGCAGGAAGAGATGAATGTGGGAAGGGGCAAAAGGGGGTGGAGTATATGATTTAGGGGTGGGAAGGGTAAGGAAGCTTTTAGGgaacaggaaagagaagagagaaacggaaggggtgggaggggacagTTTACAGTGGAAGGAAAAAACTATTAGTAGGTTCCCATCCAGAAAGACTCACCTGGGGTAGAAAAGAATGCGGTGTTACGCCCAGCTGCAAGTCATTCTTggtttcttcctctccttcagcCCCTGCATCTGGCTAGTCACCAGATCCTCGTTTCTGTGACTGTCTCCTCAGTGTCATTCATGTCGCTATTGCCTTTGGTTGGTCCTCAGCAGCTCTCAACTCCACCATAGCAGTCAGCTATTTGTAGGCACAAGCTGCTACATTATTCTAGCATGGCTTCTGGGTCACTTCTGGCTTTATTTCCTAAGTCTTCACCACGTGCTCAGTCTGCACCAGGCTTAGTGAAGTACTTGTCCCTACTCTATGGTGGGCCATGTTCTTTCACTGCTTTATTCCTTTAAACGAGCTGTCCTTTTCCCTCTGCCTCTAGAAAACCCTTCCTTATCCTTCAACCCTCACCCCAGAGATCCTCTCTTCAAAAGTCCTCTCCAGACTCTTAACTGGCTCTGCTGCGGTCATCTAAAATGGCTGACCTGGTTTTTCCTCCTTCTAAACTGATAAAGCATGTTAGCCACCAGGTGGCAGCACAGCATCAGGGAATGACACCTGTGATTTCAGTTGGCGTATAACCTGGCAATGATCATGGGTGTGGAATCATAGAATCAGAAGGGACAAACTCTGTGGTCCatttggtctagtggttttcagaAACTGCGTCATGAAGCCCTGGGACTTCCTGGGAACTCGACTGCCTAATTCAAAGAGAGAAGTTTTATTTTACAGCCAGGGCTTCAACTCCAGTCCAATCCTTTTATTTGACCAATGAGAAGCTGCAGCCTGGAGCGATGGCTTGATTAAAATAGCAGGGCTGATTGTAGAGCTGCAGCTCTCCACCCAGGCATAGTATTTCCCTGTTTCCCAGGGCTGCATATTTCCCAGTGCTGTCACAGGCCTTGGAGGATTACCCTGAGGATTGTGGTGCAACTTGATAAGAGCTTGAAGCAAAGAATATTCTTGCCTTGTCGTTTTGTTACTTTGCAATGACTCTATTGGCAACAACATAATAGTACAAAACTTATATCTTCATATCTGTATATTCTATATTATCTAAAGTTCTTAAGCTAaagtttatgttttgtttttctttttatatttcttatcatCTAAAATGAATTTCTATATATGGAACTCACTCATCTTCTTCCAGCCTTTGTTGAGGGTTTTGTCCAGTTCTGGGCATAGGAATCCATAGCTTAAATAAGGCTTGATCCTTGGCCTTGAAAGAAGTCTCGGTGGGAGAGACagataaaaaagtgaaaaatgtattACATAATGTGGTAAGTAGAGTgaggaagcagagaaggcaatggcaccccactccagtactcttgcctggaaaatcccgtggacggaggagcctggtaggctgcagtccatggggtcgctaagagttggctatgactgagtgacttctttcacttttcactttcatgcattggagaaggaaatggcaacccactccagtgttctttcctggagaatcccagggatgggggagcctggtgggctgccatctatggggtcgcacggggtcgcacagagtcggacacgactgaagcgacttagcagcagcagcagagtgaggaAGAAGCCATGAACCTGAGTCTGAAAATAATGGCTTATAGTAGAGCACTCTTGTTTGGCTTCATCTTAAGCCCTCATAAAGTCCTCATTCCTATTGCTGACAACCAAAGTTGTCTGCCAGAAGGCAGATGTGAGGTACAGTAGAACTATATATTTCTCTCCTCAAAATGGAGGGAAAAGGAATTCTTAAAGTGGGAAATATGcccttaattttcatttttctgtaagcGCAGCCACCTCACCCCTCAGTCCTTTCTTCGTTTGCCCTGTACTCCAGATTACTTTCTTTGAAGACAAAAACTTTCAAGGCCGCCACTATGACAGCGATTGCGACTGTGCAGATTTCCACATGTACCTGAGCCGCTGCAACTCCATCAGAGTGGAAGGAGGCACCTGGGCTGTGTATGAAAGGCCCAATTTTGCTGGGTACATGTACATCCTACCCCGGGGCGAGTATCCTGAGTACCAGCACTGGATGGGCCTCAACGACCGCCTCAGCTCCTGCAGGGCTGTTCACCTGGTGAGTCTGGAGGTGgtggactctctctctctccttccccttccaccCCTTTAGGCTTTTATGTAAAGGAGTTTTCTTAAGATTTTCCTACCTCTTAATGGGTGGTTGTCTCTTGTTGGCTGCTGAGACTTCAGTCAAGTGTTAGATCAGTTCATCATAAGACCACACGATTTATTTCCACTTTCTTTACCCCTtatatattttaaggaataaaGTTTTCCTTACTGAACGTCAGCTGTTTTAGTCAGTACACAGTTGGGATGGGAGTTCAGATCATCTCGCTTTCAAGATGGTGGGTCCTGAACTGCTCTCTTCTCTGAGTTCCTAGCCTGCTGTTCATTTCCGTAACAGttgctgttcttttccccttgttttctgtgtttttttgttttttgtttttcagtctagTGGAGGCCAGTATAAGCTTCAGATCTTTGAGAAAGGGGATTTTAATGGTCAGATGCATGAGACCACGGAAGACTGCCCTTCCATCATGGAGCAGTTCCACATGCGGGAGGTCCACTCCTGTAAGGTGCTGGAGGGCGCCTGGATCTTCTATGAGCTGCCCAACTACCGAGGCAGGCAGTACCTGCTGGACAAGAAGGAGTACCGGAAGCCCGTCGACTGGGGTGCAGCTTCCCCAGCTGTCCAGTCTTTCCGCCGCATTGTGGAGTGATGATACAGATGCGGCCAAACGCTGGCTGGCCTTGTCATCCAAATAagcattataaataaaacaattggCATGCATTCCGCTGTTTACTGTGACGCCTCTCTTTAAACACCTTAAACAGGGACCAGTCAAGTAGTGCCCTCCACAGCACGCAGTCACATAAAGCAACTCCCTCTTCAGGTTACCGTTCTGTGTCTTTGTGCCAACCAAAATAGGATTGCATTGAAAGGATAGACAATCTTACTGCCACATGGTGGCCCTTGTTGCTTAAGGTCTATGTTAATTCACCAGGTACAGTCATCATAGCTGCCGGTTATTGTGTGCCTTCATTTTCCCATTTCTCTTCACAACAGCCCTATAAGTGAGGGGGTAGGGGGCAGTGTCTAATTGCatttcacaaataaataaattgaggcCTAGAGAAGTTCAAAAGTTGCCCAAATATACCATCTGGTGAATGGAGGAACCTGGGTTTGGTACAGGACATTTATATTTCCAAAGCCcttgtgctttttatttctaaCTCTTTCATTCAACACATTGGCTGGGGATCTCTGTGCATAATGTAAGACCATGAGAAACTGAAAAGCTAGGAAGGACAGGGCCTCCCAAAGTTCTGCTTGAGCTAGCACACCTATCAAAAATAGGCAGTGAAAACAGGGCTGTTACTTGAAAATAAtagaactctgtgtgtgtgtgtgtgtcagtcactcagtcatgttcaactctttgcgaccctatggacaatagcccaccagactcctcttgtccatggcaagaatactggagtgggttgctatttcctcctccaggggatattcctgacccaggaatcaaacctgcatctcctatgtctcctgcattagcccgcaggttctttaccactgagccacttgggaagccctgtgtggTAATTCTCTCAAAAAGTATTCATTTTGTTAACTTCCCCTGCCTTTTgtaattttgtctgttttgagtGAGGGGTTTTGATAAACCGGGGTAGAGGAATGGGAGGATGAGCACTGAGCTGCAGAGAGCTCTGGGGCCTCCCAACCTGAAGCTAACTTTTCTGATCTCCAAAACCAGCTAGCTGAACCAAATGTTCGCTCCGGTTTGTCAAACATCAACATTCTCTGGAGGCTGAGGACTAGCTGATGACTAAGGACCACTGACACTCATTTTTAGAGGTATACTTTCAGGAAGTGGTTCAGAGATACTGCTCCTCCTTTTCTGCCCAGGAAACTGGAGTGGTGGTAACAGTGAGTTAGGGCCAGTCTCTCCTCTCATATCAACTGCTGCCACGTTCCATTCCATGGCGAGTCGGCCGCAGTCTGTTCAAAACAGCCAGAAAAGCAGCTCTGGCAGCAGCATAGGAAAACAAGTGTCAGGATGACTAACCACAGCCTCAGAGAAGAAGAAGATGGCTTTTGACAGATGAAACTGAATTATCATTTCTAGATGTTAGATGCCTTTTGGTTCATGCCCTAATCCAGAAAGCAATTGCAACCATTCTCCCCAGCTGTAGAGACATCAATCAACTTGCACTTAAATGGAATTTTACTAGCAATTGATATTAGAGGTCAAGAACACGTTACGTTCTTATCAATCATTCTCAGTTCTGGTACAATATTTTGGCATTAGAGTGAGAAGCTAGCGTCTCccttcccccccaaccccctgcccccacccaccccggtTCAAGCACACCCAGAAGAGCACCGATATTATTTAGAATTATTATCTCCCTCtaccttttattattttgttgctcTGAAATGGGGGATTTCAAGAAAGCTGGACAAGAGCACTCTTAGACTATTTCAGCTCTGCTTCCATCCTGAACATTCCTCAGTGACAATTCCTTTCCTCACGGAAGAGTCAGAACGGATTCCAGTCCTTCCGCTTGCACGTGTTAACTGTAAGTCACACAGTCTAATATGCATaacctcaatttccttatttgtaagatATAACAGTTTGTGGGcattaaaatgagataatatatgaaaaGTACGTAGCATCCATTATTTATAGTAGCTGTATTCTATAAAGAGTGTAAACACTGAATAGCAAACACTGAACTactttttcctaaaggaaatacaGGGTTGggttcctgtgagcctctggtcacaacATTCTTGTCAATTAATCAATgtataaccttttaaaatatgtgtttcttgtaatatatattattgattCATTATTTTCTCTGTAAGGCACATCACAGCTTTCTTAGGCTTGGGAACACTGGACAGGACCTTAGCACTGTCTTTGGGGTGGTTCCATACAGCAAAATCATGAatcaagaaggaaataatgcaaaAACATAGAAACACTGCAAAAAGAACTCCTGTTTACAGTACAagagctgaaacaagaaggcagagcatTTATTCCACCTCCACTGGGAATGCACGCCCTGGGTGACAAAGTTTTCGCTGCTGTGCTCATGTCTGAGAATGACCTCAAAAGCACCATGAGCCATGATTTGGGAATTACACATGCGCTGAAGTGAGTGGGCAAATTCACGAGTACAGAATCTGTGAATGACGAAGACTGAGTACCCTTCCCACCTTGGTGCTTGACCTGGTACCTTTCCCCAAGACATTAAGTGTTAGATCTCTGTTGTcaagtttctctgttttctgggttttgttaTTTTACTTGTTTAGCTTTTTCATAACTCTAATACCCCAGTTGTTTTCAGAAAAGTATCTCGGCATTTTGGCAGATGCTTCCTAGTTGGGAAGAAACATATCAGAATCATCCAACCCATGCTGTTGCCTTGAAAAAGAGCCACCTTCCACAGGAGTCTGGCTGTCCCTTCGTTCTCACGCCCACCTCCCTTCTGGTTCTGAGTCCCACCAGTCCCCAGGGCCAGCAGGGTCGTCCAGAgagctctctcacacacacacacacacattctgttttctcactttctCCTCAGTCTGTCTTGTTTGGGGTCTCTTAGGCAACAGAGAACAGTGAATCACCAAGCTTTCTTTCCAGCCCTTTGCCTGACTAGCCCTTAGTATCCGGAGAGAAGGATCTCTCTATGCAGGGGAAGCCACTGTGTCCATGGgcacctcctccctctgcctcttcACTCAAACCTCAAACTTCAAAATCAGAGAACTGTGTGcccagaggggctgggggccttGCATACACTATAACAAGGGAGAGATAGGCTTTTTAACCCCAGTTTACAGACAAGGAACTCGGGCTCAGAGAGAATGAACAACTTGTCCAAGGTTACTGGTTCCCAAGTTCTGGTTCTTTACGCTGCACCATGCAACTTCTGCCTCTCAACCTTCACAACATAGAAGCAGGGTACCTTTCCAGTCACAACATgagctatttctttttaaatagctttatagAGATAGAATCCACACACCATACAATTCACCTGTTGAAAATGTACAGCTCAGTGGTTTTCAGTGTATTCACAGCCATAAGCAACCATCTCCACAGTCAATTTTAGGGCATTTTTGTCACCTCAGAAAGAAACCTGCACTCTTTAGGGATCACTGCccttgcccacccccacccctcagccctgGCAATCACCACTGCTGTCTCTATTTATGTAtttgcctattttggacattttacaaaaacaaactcatataataaatggtcttttgtgactgacttctctTGCTTAACCAAATGTTTTCAGAAGTCATTCATGTTGTATcatgcttcattctttttatgaccaaataatattccattgtgtggatatccCACACGTTGTTGATCCATTCACCAGCTGATGAACATTTGAATCCTGTTGCTATAAACCTTCCTGCACAAATTTATATGTGGACACATAGTTTCATTTTGCCTGAGTATACACCCAAAGGGCAAATAGCTCAGGGAGCCTAAGCTATTTCTTCTTAAATGCTGGAAGCCTGTGGGGACTTGAAGCCATACAGACCTCAGTTCAAAACTCTCCTACTTTCTAGCTATAGGATTTCAGGCAAAAACAAATCTCTTAGTCTCTGTTTTcttgtatgtaaaatagagataattacACCCACTTTCCAGGGGTTTTGCTGGCACTAGAAGTGATCATAAAAGGAAATTCTTAATTCAGTGAATGATCCAAAGGAGCAGGTACTCAGTAAGGGCAGTTATTCTAAAATCCTCCCAAATACGGAATCCCTGCAGGAGCAGACGTAAGAGGAGTGGTTGGTGCTGAAAAGCTTGGAGCCCGTGGGCTGGTGGTCTCTTCAGTCCCTCCCCACTTTAATGATCCGTGAGTGTCTAAGAGATGGTGTCTGGTGAACAGGTAcagaggatggaggaagggggcGGGGGTGTGGTTTATGGAGGCAGGGGAGGATTACAGGAGAGCAGAGAACTCCTGCCCTTGAGGGGAGCAACTACTTGCACAGAAAGGGGAAGGTGATCTCTCTCACTCCATTTCTTCCCTGCCTTGTGATGCCcccttggttttctcttacctctGTAAACtatctcatttcctttctctttggtgAAATGGCTTCCTGTTTCCCCAGCACCCCAGTGGCCCTTTGTGAGTCAGCAGCCTCCGGGGCTCAGCAACCTGGTTGAATGGTTCTGGAATTGATGAGCTCCAAGGGAAAGCCTGCCAGCACTTTGTCCCCTCGGAGAGCACTGGGCAGAGATTTGTTCCCATTGTTCATGCCCCACCTCCCTGAACAGGCCACATTAGCCCGTGCGCTGACCCGTGGGCCTGGACAATGGGGGTCTGTCTGGGGTGCTGACCTCCGCGCTTCTCCGCACACACTGCGTGCTGCGCGGAGCTCATGGGGAACTTGATGACCCTGACTAGGCTAGTTCTGCAGGGTCCAGCACTCAGGACAGCAAGAGAAATCTTTAGACCGTGTGTTCCGGTAACAGGCAGGGGGCTTCCTGCAGGTTGGTTATAAACTAGAAACAAAAGCATCTTAACCACTAACAAGCTTTGGAGGCCTCCTCTAAAAGCCAGGGGTCTTTGCCATGGAGAGGGAGCTGGCTGTGTCTCAGGCTGAGTCATATAGATGCTGTTCCAGAGTTGATAGGGCCCTTTCATATGCAACTCCACATGTACCCCTCATCACAGTTATGAGAAAAAagacagtattttattttcactttacatgTGAATACACGGAGTCACTGAAGTGACTGTAGGGGTCGTTATAGACCTCTTGGGTCCCCACGGTCAGCAGCAGCCCTTTGGTATAATAGGTGCTCACGCCAAAAGTCTCTCCCGTGATATGACAACTTTGTAAAGATCATCTTAAGAAGGATGCATACTTTCAGAGTAGGTGGCTTCTGTGATTGAGTGAAATCGGGTGAGCAGAGGgctgctgggctggggagggatgtGTGAGTGTCAGTGAGCATGCATCAGAAAGACACATAGAGATGCTTTCTGTTCAGGCCTTGTTTTGTGTTATCTTcttcctttttgcctttcattttgcTGGTTCCTGATTGGGCCCTGCCACAACAGGACAGTCTGACAGATCTGTCAAGCAAAGTGGATTTGATGGGTTATCCTTCAggcttatttattcttttaagcaAAGCCAGTTCATGAAAAGTTTCAAATGTACAAAACAAGTAAATTAGGGGGAGAATATTAACTTTAAAGTGGCTACTTACAGGGGTCTTTTAaaagtttacatttaaaatttcagcAAAATGCAATGCTCATGGAAGGCTTACTATCAGAGAGTTGTGTGTTGAGTGAGAATCTATCACATGGTACATGAAGCTGAGGTACCCAGACTTATCAAAGAAGATACTCTGTCTGAGTCTGTGACGGTGTCTTCCTGTTCTTACACCCTGAAAAGAGGACCCTTCTCTGCCTTAGGGCCCACACTTTAGAGTatcctgtgctgtgtgtgctaagtcgttccAGCTGTGTCCGatcctgtgtgaccccatggactgtagcccaccaggttcctctgtccatggaattctccaggcaaaaatagtggagtgggttgctatgcccttctccaaggaatcttcctgacccagagattaaacctgtgtctcttatgtctcctgcattagctggagggttctttaccactagcaccacctgggaagccccagaaggatCCTACATATCACAAACTCCAAAATACAAACTGTTTTCTGCATTTCTGTCTaaatctctgtctctgtgtgtctttctctGGTTTGGTAACCAACTGGATAATGGTAATTACAGGAGAGGGTCACTTAGGCTGAAATGGATACACTAGaccagggaagagggagaaaatcACAGTCTCTGTCCTGGGAAACCAGAGAAACAGGGTctgattcatgtttttatttacttgtttgggAAGGGTAGCttcattaagggcttccctgatggctcagatggtaaagaatctgcctgcaatgtgggagatgcagatttgatccctgagtcaggaatacccccctggagaaaggaatggttacccactccagtattcttgcctggagagatggttagatagcatcactgatgcaaaggacatgaatttgagcaaactccgggagatggtgacagacagggtagcctggcacgctgcagtccatggagtcacagagagcacagagtcagacacgacttagaaacAACATGCTTcattaaattcacccttttaaagtattTGCCTTGATGAGTTTTGATAAGTGTCTACAGTTGTGTAACCACCTGCACGATCAAGGTCTAGACCACTTTCATCACCCAGTTAAATTCCCCTCTGCCCCCTTGCAGCCAATCCTCTCCACCCTTCTTGCTCTGGAACCACTGATCTGTCTTATCTCCCCATAGCCCCCTTCTAGAATGTCATGAAGGTGGATCATGCAGCCTGGAGCCTTCTGTGCCTGGATTCTTCTCTTAACATGATGCTTTTGCGATATATCTGACATGTTGCATATTAGTAGTCTATCTTTTTAAGTTACTGAGTGGTGTTctactgtatggatataccacattttgctttatCACTTACCAGCTGAAGGAAATTGAGTTGCTTCCAGAAGGCCTGCTTTGTTGACAGTCACTTCCTATCACACAAAGAAGGCATTTAGCCAAAGCAGTTTCTATAAGAtaactctttctcttctctgtactTGGGTGATGTGGTTTAGGGAGGTACTTAGAATTGCCTGGAATTCCTGGTTTGGCAAAATGACAGTCAGACTCAGAGAGAGGAACCTGCTTACCTCAGCTCCCTGGGGACCTTGACTAGGTCTGTCCCTATCGGTTCTGAGTGTCTAGTCACCAACTGGTAGTCCTGGGCCCAGGTCCAGCTAATGCCGTATCCTGGTCACAGGTTCACAGGTGGTGAGGCTGACCCAGGGGAGAGCTTACCACTTTTAGTCTCTGGGAGGCAAGGGTGGTGCTGGGGAATAGGCTGCGAGGCCCAGGCCCGTTGAGGGAGTAGCTTTGTTCACTGTCTCCATGTTTAGCCATCTGGGTGTATGGGCCTCTGTTTTCACTCTTGCTCTGGGCCTGCTCCTGCTGGTAGCTGGGGAGGCCGGCCTGGGGCCTCCTCATCAGCAAATGTTGCCTCTGCACTGGTGGCCCTCTAGTGGCACAGAGGACACAATTCTGTGTCTAAAAGCACCTGCTCTGCCTCCAGAGCATAGCTCCTGTGCCGGGAGGATCTTAGCTCATTGTTCCATCTGGTCCCCCGACTGCTGGCAGCTGTCCGGCCAGGAGAAAACAACCCGTGCTTGGCAATCCTCCCCGGCGTCCTGATCGGCTGCCTTGCTCACCCCCCACAGCAGCTGTTTCCTCCTCAccaccctccaggctccccaCACACCCTGTCTCTCCAGATACCTCCACCTCCTACTCAGTGGGAACAAGAAAGACCACAGGGCCAGGCTTactcagccccctccccacttcccacaGGATTCTTCCTGTCTCCACAACATCAGGGGTCCCTGACATTTTGTTCTGGTCAAGGGTGGATTCACCTTTCTCTCTGTCCACATAAAGACTCCCGTATCTACGTCTCCTGGGCCA
The DNA window shown above is from Bos indicus isolate NIAB-ARS_2022 breed Sahiwal x Tharparkar chromosome 1, NIAB-ARS_B.indTharparkar_mat_pri_1.0, whole genome shotgun sequence and carries:
- the CRYGS gene encoding gamma-crystallin S isoform X2, which gives rise to MYLSRCNSIRVEGGTWAVYERPNFAGYMYILPRGEYPEYQHWMGLNDRLSSCRAVHLSSGGQYKLQIFEKGDFNGQMHETTEDCPSIMEQFHMREVHSCKVLEGAWIFYELPNYRGRQYLLDKKEYRKPVDWGAASPAVQSFRRIVE
- the CRYGS gene encoding gamma-crystallin S isoform X1, producing MSKAGTKITFFEDKNFQGRHYDSDCDCADFHMYLSRCNSIRVEGGTWAVYERPNFAGYMYILPRGEYPEYQHWMGLNDRLSSCRAVHLSSGGQYKLQIFEKGDFNGQMHETTEDCPSIMEQFHMREVHSCKVLEGAWIFYELPNYRGRQYLLDKKEYRKPVDWGAASPAVQSFRRIVE